In one Streptomyces venezuelae genomic region, the following are encoded:
- a CDS encoding trehalose-6-phosphate synthase, with protein sequence MSDRGPVTFRATPSGPTPERRTGSVTALLDRSARALDGDVYWLAPSASEEDRGAVRDGRFAGLGLGYEFRPVPFRAADYRRYYEDAGVRGLWYALHDLWADLPRGLDDGGPGPLGDGAALRAYQRVNRGVAAAAATYCRPRTVVCFQDYQFATAPGFLRSLLPTQTVGLFVHAAFAGPSALAALPDAARGLLLRGMLAADVLGFQCERWADSFLRFAGEAGHEVDAAAGTVRHAGGRTLVRRYPAPPDQEYLSGVFGAADADRWSGVFGRLREGAGRGARLLVRVDRLDPAKNVLRGFEAFALLLAERPRLRHSVRFVCCLTPSRPAVPEYAWYAARVREAVAAIQRDHPGVLTVYWEEDRVRAMAALREYDVLLVNSVHDGMNLVAQEGVLVNRRDGAVVLSARTGSAERLGAGAVVVDDPRDVRETAAALGRALAMPPDERAARAGRMREPLLATSPESWLRAQLADLAEVRDRRFQGRRS encoded by the coding sequence GTGTCCGACCGGGGACCCGTGACGTTCCGGGCCACCCCGTCGGGTCCGACCCCGGAACGTCGCACGGGCAGTGTGACGGCGCTGCTCGACCGGTCCGCGCGGGCGCTCGACGGCGACGTGTACTGGCTGGCTCCTTCGGCGAGCGAGGAGGACCGCGGGGCGGTCCGGGACGGCCGGTTCGCCGGGCTGGGGCTCGGTTACGAATTCCGGCCGGTGCCCTTCCGGGCCGCGGACTACCGGCGGTACTACGAGGACGCGGGCGTACGGGGGCTCTGGTACGCGCTCCACGACCTGTGGGCGGACCTGCCGCGAGGCCTCGACGACGGGGGCCCGGGGCCACTCGGCGACGGCGCGGCGCTGCGGGCGTACCAGCGGGTGAACCGTGGTGTGGCCGCGGCGGCGGCGACGTACTGCCGTCCCCGTACCGTCGTCTGCTTCCAGGACTACCAGTTCGCCACGGCGCCCGGTTTCCTGCGCTCCCTGCTGCCCACGCAGACCGTGGGCCTCTTCGTGCACGCCGCGTTCGCCGGTCCCTCGGCGCTCGCCGCGCTGCCGGACGCGGCGCGCGGGCTGCTCCTGCGCGGCATGCTCGCGGCGGACGTGCTGGGCTTCCAGTGCGAGCGGTGGGCGGACTCCTTCCTGCGGTTCGCCGGGGAGGCCGGACACGAGGTCGACGCGGCGGCCGGCACGGTCCGGCACGCGGGAGGGCGGACGCTGGTCCGCCGCTATCCGGCGCCGCCCGACCAGGAGTACCTGTCCGGTGTGTTCGGCGCGGCGGACGCGGACCGGTGGTCCGGTGTCTTCGGGCGGCTGCGGGAGGGGGCGGGGCGCGGGGCGCGGCTGCTGGTGCGTGTCGACCGGCTCGATCCCGCGAAGAACGTGCTGCGGGGCTTCGAGGCCTTCGCGCTGCTCCTGGCGGAGCGCCCTCGGCTGCGGCACAGCGTCAGGTTCGTGTGCTGTCTGACGCCTTCCCGGCCCGCCGTGCCCGAGTACGCGTGGTACGCGGCCCGGGTGCGGGAGGCGGTCGCCGCCATCCAGCGGGACCATCCCGGGGTCCTGACCGTGTACTGGGAGGAGGACCGGGTGCGGGCCATGGCGGCGCTGCGCGAGTACGACGTCCTGCTGGTCAACTCCGTGCACGACGGGATGAATCTGGTCGCCCAGGAAGGGGTCCTGGTGAACCGGCGGGACGGGGCGGTCGTCCTGTCGGCGCGGACCGGGAGCGCCGAGCGGCTCGGCGCGGGCGCCGTGGTCGTGGACGATCCGCGTGATGTGCGCGAGACCGCGGCGGCCCTCGGGCGGGCGCTCGCGATGCCGCCCGACGAGCGTGCCGCGCGGGCCGGCCGGATGCGGGAACCGCTGCTGGCCACCTCGCCCGAGAGCTGGCTGCGGGCACAGCTCGCCGACCTCGCGGAGGTCAGGGACCGCCGGTTCCAGGGCCGCCGGTCCTAG
- a CDS encoding SIS domain-containing protein produces MADAALAVEPNEFASAVRLLDSVRTNGNCLYAIGNGGSAATAGHLACDLAMTSGPQVAGLRTNALTGNTPLLSALANDIGYDRVFSEQLARLLTPGDVVVAISVSGNSPNILEGLKTARARGVRTVGLLGGSGGSAAALVDVPLLVDSDVYGVVETVHLGLVHSLALALGTGRGRSQDILESSLNGTQG; encoded by the coding sequence GTGGCCGACGCCGCTCTCGCGGTGGAGCCGAACGAGTTCGCGTCGGCGGTCCGGCTGCTCGACTCGGTCAGGACGAACGGCAACTGTCTCTACGCGATCGGCAACGGCGGAAGCGCCGCGACGGCGGGCCACTTGGCGTGCGACCTCGCCATGACGTCGGGCCCGCAGGTCGCGGGGCTGCGGACGAACGCACTCACCGGCAACACCCCGCTGCTCAGCGCGCTGGCCAACGACATCGGCTACGACCGCGTGTTCTCCGAGCAGTTGGCCCGCCTGCTCACGCCGGGCGACGTCGTGGTGGCCATCAGCGTCAGCGGCAACTCGCCGAACATTCTGGAGGGCCTGAAGACGGCGCGGGCGCGCGGGGTGCGCACGGTCGGGCTGCTCGGCGGCTCGGGGGGCAGCGCGGCCGCGCTCGTCGACGTGCCGCTGCTGGTCGACAGCGACGTGTACGGCGTGGTGGAGACCGTCCATCTGGGCCTCGTGCACTCCTTGGCGCTGGCGCTGGGCACGGGCAGAGGGCGCTCCCAGGACATTCTGGAGTCCTCTCTCAACGGAACGCAGGGCTGA
- a CDS encoding caspase, EACC1-associated type, which yields MLIGCGSYDDDGLPPLPAVRNNLDDLRSLLTGPRNVALPEERCTLLRDVREPHTVGAALSRAASGVDDMFLVYFAGHGALDERGLLHLLLSGTQTRLLGWTSLPFDLIRQTMASAPARNRVLLLDCCFSGRAIEAMGDTASLYFGQLEIAGTFVLASAPANAPARAPLGDRHTLFTGELIKFLRDGSAAEPELLTLGAAYRHTARVLAAKGEPRPQRCGTGTSDQLALAANTAFRRLTAEDVPERLSGAVELGEAGDLAGALEALDVLAQQCGRVLGAHHELTLLTHRALAHAEGESGRAAAAAARYEHLAELLAVEHGARHPDTLQVRHEHARWAGIGGDAAAAADLFAELAVDASGALGPGDVRALSCRWQHAHWLGVSGHPERAAAAFAELAENYRSSLGARHDDTRAARRNHVYWRDAAGPA from the coding sequence GTGCTCATCGGTTGCGGCAGCTACGACGACGACGGACTGCCGCCGCTCCCCGCGGTCCGCAACAACCTCGACGACCTGCGGTCCCTGCTCACCGGCCCCCGCAACGTCGCACTCCCCGAGGAGCGCTGCACGCTCCTGCGCGACGTGCGGGAACCGCACACGGTCGGTGCGGCGCTCAGCCGCGCGGCGAGCGGCGTGGACGACATGTTCCTCGTCTACTTCGCGGGCCACGGCGCGCTGGACGAACGCGGACTGCTCCACCTCCTGCTCTCCGGAACCCAGACCCGGCTGCTCGGCTGGACGAGCCTGCCGTTCGACCTCATCCGCCAGACCATGGCGTCGGCACCCGCCAGGAACCGCGTCCTGCTCCTCGACTGCTGCTTCTCCGGCCGGGCCATCGAAGCCATGGGCGACACCGCGTCGCTCTACTTCGGCCAGCTGGAGATCGCCGGTACGTTCGTCCTGGCCTCCGCCCCCGCGAACGCCCCCGCCCGCGCGCCCCTGGGCGACCGCCACACGCTGTTCACGGGCGAGCTGATCAAGTTCCTGCGCGACGGTTCCGCGGCGGAGCCCGAGCTGCTCACCCTCGGCGCGGCCTACCGCCACACGGCCCGCGTCCTCGCCGCCAAGGGCGAGCCGAGGCCCCAGCGGTGCGGCACCGGGACGAGCGACCAGTTGGCCCTGGCCGCGAACACCGCGTTCCGCAGGCTCACCGCCGAGGACGTGCCCGAGCGGCTGAGCGGCGCCGTCGAGCTGGGGGAGGCCGGGGACCTGGCGGGAGCGCTGGAAGCCCTGGACGTCCTCGCGCAGCAGTGCGGCCGGGTGCTCGGTGCCCACCACGAGCTCACCCTCCTCACGCACCGCGCCCTGGCGCACGCCGAGGGGGAGAGCGGCCGGGCGGCGGCCGCCGCCGCGCGGTACGAGCACCTCGCCGAGCTGCTGGCCGTCGAGCACGGCGCACGCCACCCGGACACCCTCCAGGTGCGCCACGAGCACGCCCGCTGGGCGGGCATCGGCGGCGACGCCGCGGCCGCCGCGGACCTCTTCGCCGAGCTCGCAGTGGACGCCTCGGGGGCGCTGGGCCCCGGGGACGTGCGCGCGCTCAGCTGCCGGTGGCAGCACGCCCACTGGCTGGGGGTGAGCGGCCACCCCGAACGGGCCGCGGCGGCCTTCGCCGAGCTCGCCGAGAACTACCGTTCCTCGCTGGGCGCGCGGCACGACGACACGCGCGCGGCCCGCCGCAACCACGTGTACTGGCGGGACGCGGCAGGACCGGCATGA